In one window of Rhizobium glycinendophyticum DNA:
- a CDS encoding glutamate-5-semialdehyde dehydrogenase, protein MLDTVSNQNSVEGLMLDIGRRARAAARPLATASTEAKNKALLAMADALLSAEQEILAGNAIDLKNASETGLAASFVDRLTLNPERIAAIAQSMREIAALPDPVGTIIAEWDRPNGLHIERVRTPLGVIGVIYESRPNVTADAGALCLKAGNAVVLRGGSDSANSSRAIHACLVKGLEAAGLPADAIQLVPTTDRAAVGALLSGLQGSIDVIVPRGGKSLVARVQQEARVPVFAHLEGICHVYVDGSADLDMARKIVVNAKMRRTGICGSAETLLVDSAAIGTHLQPLIEALIDAGCEVRASATVLRIVPGLKPAIEDDWRTEYLDAIITVAVVDGIGGAIDHIARYSSNHTEAVIAEDPAVVERFFNEIDSAILLHNASTQFADGGEFGMGAEIGIATGKMHARGPVGVEQLTSFKYRVRGTGQVRP, encoded by the coding sequence ATGCTTGATACAGTGTCGAACCAGAATTCCGTCGAAGGCCTGATGCTGGACATCGGTCGCCGTGCCCGCGCCGCTGCCCGCCCGCTCGCAACGGCGTCGACCGAAGCGAAGAACAAGGCCCTGCTTGCCATGGCAGATGCGCTTCTTAGCGCAGAGCAGGAGATCCTCGCCGGCAACGCCATCGATTTGAAGAATGCTTCCGAAACCGGTCTTGCCGCGTCCTTCGTCGATCGGCTGACACTGAACCCCGAGCGCATCGCCGCGATTGCCCAGTCGATGCGCGAGATTGCGGCTCTACCGGATCCCGTGGGGACCATAATCGCGGAATGGGATCGTCCGAACGGACTGCACATCGAGCGCGTCCGCACACCGCTCGGCGTCATCGGCGTGATCTACGAAAGCCGCCCCAATGTGACCGCCGACGCCGGTGCCTTGTGCCTGAAGGCGGGCAACGCGGTTGTCCTGCGTGGCGGCTCCGATTCGGCCAATTCCTCGCGTGCCATTCACGCCTGCCTAGTCAAGGGACTGGAAGCTGCAGGCTTGCCTGCCGATGCCATCCAGCTCGTGCCCACCACCGACCGTGCGGCAGTCGGCGCCCTTCTGTCCGGCTTGCAAGGCTCGATCGACGTCATCGTACCGCGCGGCGGAAAAAGCCTCGTGGCCCGCGTCCAGCAGGAAGCCCGCGTTCCGGTCTTTGCGCATCTCGAAGGGATCTGCCACGTCTATGTCGATGGCTCGGCCGATCTGGACATGGCGAGAAAGATCGTGGTCAACGCGAAGATGCGCCGCACCGGTATCTGCGGTTCGGCTGAAACCCTGCTCGTGGACAGCGCGGCCATCGGCACGCATCTGCAGCCGCTGATCGAGGCGCTGATCGATGCAGGATGTGAAGTCCGCGCATCCGCCACTGTGCTCAGGATCGTGCCCGGCCTGAAACCGGCAATCGAAGACGACTGGCGAACCGAATATCTCGACGCAATCATAACAGTCGCCGTTGTTGACGGGATCGGCGGCGCCATTGATCATATAGCCCGCTATTCGTCCAACCATACCGAAGCAGTGATTGCCGAGGACCCGGCAGTTGTCGAACGTTTCTTCAACGAGATCGATTCTGCCATCCTCTTGCACAATGCATCGACCCAGTTTGCGGATGGGGGCGAGTTTGGCATGGGGGCCGAGATCGGAATCGCCACCGGTAAAATGCATGCACGCGGTCCAGTCGGCGTCGAGCAGCTCACCTCCTTCAAGTACCGCGTACGCGGTACCGGCCAGGTCCGTCCCTGA
- a CDS encoding nicotinate-nucleotide adenylyltransferase codes for MPHVERGMIVGLFGGSFNPPHQGHLLVADIALRRLGLDQLWWMVTPGNPLKSRTQLAPLDQRLAACERLAEDPRIKITAFEQALNTSYTAKTLEFVRIRHPDVHFIWIMGADNLASFDRWQRWQKIATTFPIAVIDRPGSTLAYLSSKMARTFDYARVDEEDAGVLWRKKAPAWTFIHGPRSALSSTALRAAADES; via the coding sequence ATGCCGCATGTCGAGCGAGGAATGATCGTTGGCCTCTTCGGCGGTTCGTTCAATCCGCCGCATCAGGGTCACTTGCTCGTGGCCGACATTGCCTTACGGCGACTGGGGCTCGATCAGCTCTGGTGGATGGTGACACCGGGCAATCCGCTGAAAAGCCGCACTCAACTTGCGCCGCTCGACCAGCGTCTCGCAGCCTGTGAAAGGCTGGCGGAAGATCCCCGAATCAAGATTACCGCCTTTGAACAAGCGCTGAACACGAGCTACACCGCAAAGACCCTTGAGTTCGTTCGAATCCGCCACCCCGATGTCCATTTCATCTGGATCATGGGAGCCGACAATCTGGCCAGCTTCGACCGCTGGCAGCGCTGGCAGAAGATCGCAACGACGTTTCCGATCGCCGTCATCGACCGTCCGGGATCGACGCTTGCTTATCTCTCGTCAAAGATGGCAAGGACCTTCGACTATGCGAGGGTCGACGAGGAAGATGCAGGCGTGCTGTGGCGCAAGAAGGCACCCGCTTGGACTTTCATCCACGGCCCGCGCTCGGCTCTGAGCTCTACGGCACTGAGAGCCGCTGCCGACGAGAGTTGA
- the rsfS gene encoding ribosome silencing factor gives MPPSDCGSGEESQTCCSVLPRKGRTLTTVHTRGRAPVAVPKRPERGADAAARALELVLASLEDSKAEDIVSIDIAGKSALGDYMVVVSGRSNRHVSAISEHLISDLKDEGLGSARVEGLETGDWVLIDTGDIIVHVFRPEIREFYNIEKMWSAPDIEDRLH, from the coding sequence ATGCCACCTTCTGATTGCGGTTCCGGAGAGGAATCGCAGACGTGCTGTTCTGTTTTGCCAAGGAAAGGACGAACTCTGACAACAGTACACACCCGCGGACGTGCGCCTGTCGCCGTCCCGAAACGCCCGGAACGTGGCGCCGATGCCGCAGCCCGTGCGCTTGAGCTGGTCCTCGCAAGTCTTGAGGACTCGAAGGCAGAAGACATTGTCTCCATCGACATTGCCGGAAAATCGGCGCTGGGCGACTACATGGTGGTCGTATCCGGACGCTCGAACAGGCATGTCTCGGCGATCAGCGAACACCTCATTTCCGACTTGAAGGACGAAGGCCTGGGTTCTGCCCGTGTCGAGGGTCTTGAAACCGGCGATTGGGTTCTGATCGACACCGGAGACATCATCGTGCATGTGTTTCGACCTGAAATCCGCGAGTTCTACAACATCGAAAAGATGTGGTCGGCCCCGGATATCGAGGATCGCCTGCACTGA
- the rlmH gene encoding 23S rRNA (pseudouridine(1915)-N(3))-methyltransferase RlmH codes for MKIGIYAVGRLKAGPEKELASRYLDRFAKAGPQCGLEFTRSVELNESRAGNADTRKREEAQELSRHIPDGALIVVLDERGKAFDSAEFAKFVGEAADNGQKDMAFVIGGADGIDPELREKARLVLNLGRLTWPHQLVRILIAEQLYRAVTILTGHPYHRV; via the coding sequence ATGAAAATTGGCATCTATGCCGTGGGCCGACTGAAGGCTGGACCGGAGAAGGAACTCGCGTCCCGCTATCTGGACCGCTTCGCCAAGGCCGGACCGCAATGCGGCCTGGAGTTCACCCGCTCCGTGGAGCTGAACGAAAGCCGCGCCGGCAATGCCGACACCAGAAAGCGCGAGGAAGCCCAGGAGCTTTCTCGACACATCCCCGATGGCGCTCTGATCGTCGTCCTCGACGAGCGCGGCAAAGCTTTCGACAGCGCCGAATTTGCAAAGTTCGTCGGTGAAGCTGCCGACAACGGTCAAAAGGACATGGCATTCGTGATCGGCGGGGCGGATGGCATAGATCCGGAACTGCGTGAAAAAGCGCGGCTCGTGCTCAATCTCGGGCGCCTGACCTGGCCCCACCAACTCGTACGAATACTGATTGCAGAACAGCTTTATCGGGCGGTGACCATCCTAACCGGACACCCTTATCACCGCGTCTGA
- a CDS encoding murein hydrolase activator EnvC family protein has translation MACGLAAIPVVHIAAQEAGVPSEPEASTGSVPPNVDALARTEANAPADAALELRAKRDQVSGELQNIARTMQLSTEKAAELEKSIEALSKTTQSLKTALIDSAKRRKDIEKQISEGEKNLASIGVREDAIRHSFRERRAVLAEVLAALQRMGRNPPPALLVSPEDALGSVRTAILLGAVVPGIRHETEKLATDLKELITLRDSGKQQMDALVTAMAGRQEEERRMDLLIAENDRLARTNSLQLQAERKQSETLAERASTMEALIRSLENEITSVRQASELAKAEEVKRNQMSEEQKARTREIARSEVPDKNRIAPAYPFSELQQKLELPVAGEVLRQFGDPDGTGHQAQGAVIASQPGSVVTAPADAWVVFAGNFRSYGQMIILNTGDGYHMVLSGMDRISTSQGKFVLSGEPLATMGEKRVASATGLALETDRPTLYIELRKDGKPVDSRPWWVGGDSGKAQNDS, from the coding sequence ATGGCATGCGGATTGGCAGCAATTCCGGTCGTTCATATCGCGGCTCAGGAAGCAGGCGTACCGTCCGAACCGGAAGCATCGACCGGTTCGGTACCCCCGAATGTGGATGCGCTCGCCCGGACTGAGGCCAATGCTCCCGCGGACGCTGCGCTGGAGCTGAGGGCAAAACGGGACCAGGTAAGCGGCGAGCTGCAAAACATCGCCCGAACCATGCAATTGTCGACTGAAAAGGCGGCAGAACTCGAAAAAAGCATTGAGGCACTGAGCAAGACAACCCAGAGTCTCAAAACGGCTCTGATCGACTCCGCGAAGCGGCGGAAGGATATAGAGAAGCAGATCAGCGAGGGTGAAAAGAACCTTGCCTCTATCGGTGTTCGCGAGGATGCCATCCGCCACTCCTTCCGCGAACGACGCGCCGTGCTGGCTGAAGTCTTGGCGGCGCTGCAACGCATGGGACGCAATCCGCCCCCGGCTCTGCTCGTCAGTCCCGAAGATGCACTCGGCTCTGTTCGAACCGCCATCCTTCTCGGCGCAGTCGTCCCCGGCATTCGCCATGAAACGGAAAAGCTCGCGACGGATCTCAAAGAGTTGATCACGCTTCGCGACAGCGGCAAGCAGCAAATGGACGCCCTTGTAACGGCGATGGCCGGCCGACAGGAGGAAGAACGGCGGATGGATCTGCTGATTGCAGAAAACGATCGGCTTGCCCGCACCAATTCTCTGCAGTTACAGGCAGAACGCAAACAGTCTGAGACGCTTGCAGAACGCGCCTCGACCATGGAAGCCCTTATCCGCTCCCTGGAAAATGAAATTACATCTGTCCGTCAGGCGTCAGAGCTTGCCAAGGCGGAGGAGGTGAAACGCAACCAGATGAGCGAGGAGCAGAAGGCGAGAACCCGCGAGATTGCCCGCTCGGAAGTGCCCGATAAAAACCGTATTGCGCCCGCATATCCTTTCTCCGAACTGCAGCAGAAACTGGAATTGCCGGTTGCTGGAGAGGTTTTGCGACAGTTTGGCGATCCGGACGGGACAGGCCATCAGGCTCAAGGGGCAGTGATAGCTTCGCAGCCGGGTTCGGTCGTAACTGCCCCAGCCGATGCCTGGGTTGTTTTTGCGGGAAATTTCCGAAGCTACGGCCAGATGATCATTCTGAATACGGGTGACGGATACCACATGGTGTTGTCAGGCATGGACCGGATCAGCACGAGCCAAGGCAAGTTTGTGCTGTCAGGGGAGCCGCTGGCGACCATGGGAGAAAAAAGAGTGGCAAGCGCCACTGGATTGGCGCTGGAAACAGATCGCCCGACACTTTACATTGAACTTCGAAAAGACGGTAAACCGGTTGATTCCCGCCCCTGGTGGGTCGGAGGCGATTCTGGAAAGGCACAGAATGATTCGTAG
- a CDS encoding S41 family peptidase: MIRRVSILLVGALMGATAMSLIYSSGIPAQAAGNSTYKELSIFGDVFERIRAQYVTPPDENKLVESAINGMLTSLDPHSVYMNAKDAADMQTQTRGEFGGIGIEVTMEEELVKVITPIDDTPGAKAGILAGDFISEINGESVRGLKLEEAVEKMRGAVNTPIKLTILRKGADKPLDITVTREIIPIRAVKSRVEGDVGYLRVISFTEKTYDDLEAAIEKIKKEVPADKLKGYVLDLRLNPGGLLDQAIYVSDAFLERGEVVSTRSRDPQDTRRFNATAGDLTDGKPVIVLVNGGSASASEIVAGALQDLKRATVLGTRSFGKGSVQTIIPMGDKGALRLTTALYYTPSGRSIQGTGIEPDIKVEQPLPEDLQGKVRTEGESSLPGHIKGNAETEEGSGSVAYVPPEAKDDIQLNYALDLLRGNKTDPAFPADPQKASLQ; the protein is encoded by the coding sequence ATGATTCGTAGGGTCTCTATTCTCCTCGTTGGCGCCCTGATGGGTGCAACCGCGATGAGCCTCATCTACTCCTCGGGGATTCCGGCGCAGGCCGCAGGCAATTCCACCTACAAGGAATTGTCGATTTTCGGCGACGTGTTCGAGCGCATCCGCGCCCAGTACGTCACGCCGCCGGACGAGAACAAGCTGGTGGAAAGCGCCATCAATGGCATGCTCACCTCTCTCGACCCGCACTCCGTCTACATGAACGCCAAGGATGCGGCTGACATGCAGACCCAGACCCGCGGGGAATTCGGCGGCATCGGCATCGAAGTGACGATGGAAGAAGAGTTGGTCAAGGTGATCACCCCTATCGATGATACGCCCGGCGCCAAGGCCGGCATTCTGGCCGGTGACTTCATCTCCGAGATCAACGGCGAAAGCGTTCGGGGCCTGAAGCTGGAAGAAGCGGTCGAGAAGATGCGCGGTGCGGTCAACACACCGATCAAGCTGACGATCCTGCGCAAGGGCGCCGACAAGCCGCTAGACATCACCGTTACCCGCGAAATCATTCCGATTCGCGCTGTCAAATCCCGTGTTGAAGGCGACGTTGGTTATCTTCGCGTCATCTCCTTCACCGAGAAGACCTACGACGATCTGGAAGCCGCAATCGAAAAGATCAAGAAGGAAGTACCGGCTGACAAGCTGAAGGGCTATGTTCTCGACCTGCGCCTCAACCCGGGCGGCCTGCTCGACCAGGCGATCTACGTCTCTGACGCCTTCCTGGAACGCGGCGAAGTGGTCTCGACCCGCTCACGCGATCCGCAGGACACCCGTCGCTTCAACGCGACGGCAGGCGATCTGACCGACGGCAAGCCCGTTATAGTTCTCGTCAATGGCGGGTCCGCCTCGGCATCCGAGATCGTCGCCGGCGCATTGCAGGATTTGAAGCGTGCGACCGTTCTCGGCACGCGCTCCTTCGGCAAGGGCTCCGTCCAGACCATCATCCCGATGGGCGACAAGGGTGCTCTGCGTCTGACGACCGCCCTCTATTACACGCCCTCAGGCCGCTCAATCCAGGGCACCGGCATTGAACCTGATATCAAGGTCGAACAGCCGCTGCCGGAAGATCTGCAGGGCAAGGTTCGCACCGAAGGCGAATCCTCACTCCCGGGTCATATCAAGGGTAATGCCGAAACCGAAGAAGGTTCGGGCTCGGTCGCCTATGTCCCGCCGGAAGCCAAGGACGACATCCAGTTGAACTACGCACTCGACCTGCTTCGCGGCAACAAGACGGATCCGGCTTTCCCGGCCGATCCGCAGAAGGCATCGCTGCAGTAA
- a CDS encoding divergent polysaccharide deacetylase family protein — translation MDLHGPLGLERKGGGRGKRFLRLSTLSSTMAALTLLGLSAWTAFLPLPLRQDAPISLTPTPPRDQLTAEVSPPTSGNEDAPIKTSGPQDGANVRRTTTADGNVVTTFTPGGRKGPVIIGTSTTQDPRLAGQPNEDLIERAAEGDLPTVSASGLRPFDFYARPWSGARGTRIAIVVGGIGLSQTGSQKAIQDLPEDITLAFAATGNSLQRWMQDARRKGHEIILQVPMEPFDYPANDPGRGTLLAEKAAAANLVNLHKAMAQISNYTGIMNYMGARFLADDKAMDPVMRDIGNRGLMFLDDGSTARSLSGDFAKAIGLPHAYADVVIDSQVDRQAILSKLDELERIARRNGQAIGVGAAFDETIAAVTDWRNEAVARGIEFVGVSALANENRP, via the coding sequence ATGGATCTGCATGGACCGCTTGGTCTAGAGCGAAAAGGCGGAGGGCGCGGCAAGCGGTTCCTCCGCCTTTCGACATTGTCTTCGACGATGGCTGCGCTGACCCTGCTGGGTCTTTCGGCATGGACAGCCTTTTTGCCGCTTCCCTTGCGGCAGGATGCACCGATCAGCCTGACGCCAACGCCGCCAAGAGATCAGCTGACTGCGGAGGTATCTCCACCTACATCCGGAAACGAAGACGCTCCCATCAAGACCAGTGGCCCCCAGGACGGCGCCAATGTCCGTCGAACAACGACAGCGGACGGCAATGTCGTAACGACGTTTACGCCAGGCGGTCGCAAGGGCCCCGTCATCATCGGCACGAGCACCACGCAGGATCCCAGACTTGCTGGCCAGCCGAATGAGGATTTGATAGAACGAGCCGCCGAAGGCGATCTCCCGACGGTTTCAGCAAGCGGTTTACGACCCTTCGACTTTTACGCCCGCCCCTGGTCGGGCGCGCGCGGCACACGCATTGCAATTGTCGTCGGTGGCATCGGACTCAGCCAGACGGGCAGCCAGAAGGCCATCCAAGATCTGCCCGAGGATATTACGCTGGCCTTTGCGGCAACGGGCAACAGCCTGCAACGTTGGATGCAGGACGCACGCAGGAAGGGCCACGAAATCATCCTGCAGGTGCCGATGGAACCTTTCGATTACCCGGCAAACGATCCGGGTCGTGGCACGCTTCTGGCGGAGAAGGCAGCCGCGGCCAATCTCGTTAATCTGCATAAGGCGATGGCGCAGATCAGCAATTATACGGGCATCATGAACTATATGGGCGCTCGTTTCCTAGCTGACGACAAGGCCATGGACCCGGTCATGCGCGACATCGGCAATCGAGGCCTGATGTTCCTCGACGACGGCTCGACGGCACGCTCGCTTTCTGGTGACTTTGCGAAGGCCATTGGCTTGCCGCATGCCTATGCCGACGTCGTGATCGACAGTCAGGTCGACCGCCAGGCAATCCTGTCCAAGCTGGACGAGTTGGAACGGATTGCCCGCCGCAATGGTCAGGCGATCGGAGTCGGCGCAGCTTTCGACGAAACCATTGCGGCCGTAACAGATTGGCGCAATGAAGCTGTAGCCCGTGGCATCGAATTCGTCGGCGTGTCGGCGCTTGCCAATGAAAACAGACCCTGA
- a CDS encoding RNA pyrophosphohydrolase: MSKNETSSRQIKAEDLPYRPCVGIMVLNQAGLVWSGRRIPIGNSEYDGSPQLWQMPQGGIDPGEAPLPAAIRELYEETGIRTVSLLAEAGRWINYDLPAELIGVGLKGKYRGQTQRWFAFRFEGDESEIAINPPPGDHEPEFDAWEWKPMQDLPDLIVPFKRRVYEEVVAEFSHLVD; this comes from the coding sequence ATGAGCAAGAACGAGACATCAAGTCGCCAGATCAAGGCCGAAGATCTACCCTATCGTCCCTGCGTTGGCATCATGGTCCTCAACCAGGCCGGCCTCGTTTGGTCCGGTCGCCGCATTCCCATCGGCAATTCCGAATATGACGGCTCACCGCAACTCTGGCAGATGCCGCAGGGCGGCATCGACCCGGGCGAGGCCCCCTTGCCGGCCGCCATCCGCGAGCTTTACGAGGAGACGGGCATCAGGACGGTTTCCCTGCTCGCGGAAGCCGGTCGCTGGATCAATTACGACCTACCGGCCGAATTGATCGGCGTCGGGCTGAAGGGCAAGTATCGCGGCCAGACGCAGCGCTGGTTCGCCTTTCGCTTCGAGGGCGACGAGAGCGAAATTGCCATCAACCCGCCGCCCGGCGACCACGAACCGGAATTCGATGCCTGGGAATGGAAGCCGATGCAGGATCTGCCTGATCTAATCGTCCCCTTCAAGCGTCGTGTCTATGAAGAGGTCGTAGCAGAGTTCTCGCATTTGGTGGACTGA
- a CDS encoding rhodanese-like domain-containing protein — translation MPSLVSEVPAAEPALVAAHYAARLSFETDCWDVQHALQGGSADFILLDVRGPKLFEAAHVPGAINLPHGKMTERKMTEWPEDTLFVVYCAGPHCNGTDRAALKLARLGRKVKVMIGGMTGWSDEGFDFATGPLPE, via the coding sequence ATGCCCAGTCTTGTCAGTGAAGTACCCGCCGCAGAACCTGCTCTTGTCGCAGCGCATTACGCCGCTCGCCTATCCTTCGAAACAGATTGCTGGGATGTGCAGCACGCGCTTCAAGGAGGGAGCGCAGATTTCATCCTCCTCGACGTGCGCGGCCCCAAACTGTTCGAGGCGGCCCATGTGCCGGGTGCCATCAATCTGCCGCACGGCAAGATGACCGAGCGGAAGATGACGGAATGGCCGGAGGATACGCTGTTCGTTGTCTATTGCGCCGGCCCCCACTGCAACGGCACCGACCGTGCAGCGCTGAAGCTTGCCCGGTTGGGACGCAAGGTGAAGGTGATGATCGGGGGTATGACAGGATGGTCAGATGAGGGATTCGACTTCGCCACGGGGCCGTTGCCGGAGTAA
- the ftrA gene encoding transcriptional regulator FtrA gives MPMTQQSSPFSSSHLTGPRVVSLVYDGLCTFEFGVAVEVFGLARPEMGETWYRHATAAIEPGPLRAAGGLIATAAGGLELLEEADLIVVPGWRGIDAPVPAPLLDALCGAHARGTRLMSLCSGIAVLAATGLLDARRATTHWRYAEKVATRHPQIHLDPDVLYVDEGDILTAAGSAAGIDLCLHVVRRDFGPDVANSVARRLVVPPHREGGQAQFIVRPVPREREGQRLGPLIDWIDTNLQNELTLADMADRAGMSKRTFQRRFRDLTGSSPGEFLLARRLRRACDLLERQATISVDDIALASGFGTPATLRHHFRNRLSTSPAAYRTRFRHAD, from the coding sequence ATGCCAATGACGCAGCAGAGTTCACCCTTCTCATCCTCGCACCTGACAGGACCTCGGGTGGTGAGCCTGGTTTATGATGGCCTTTGCACTTTTGAATTCGGGGTTGCCGTGGAAGTCTTCGGACTTGCCCGGCCGGAGATGGGAGAAACCTGGTATCGGCATGCCACCGCGGCGATTGAACCGGGACCGCTGCGCGCCGCAGGTGGTCTGATCGCCACGGCAGCGGGTGGACTGGAACTGCTGGAAGAGGCGGACCTCATCGTGGTGCCCGGCTGGCGGGGGATCGACGCGCCTGTTCCAGCCCCGTTGCTTGACGCCTTGTGTGGCGCCCACGCAAGGGGTACGCGCCTGATGTCTCTATGTTCCGGTATCGCGGTGCTGGCTGCTACCGGTCTGCTCGATGCCCGTCGCGCCACGACCCACTGGCGATATGCCGAAAAAGTCGCCACCCGCCACCCCCAGATCCATCTTGATCCGGATGTTCTTTATGTCGACGAGGGCGACATCCTGACGGCAGCAGGAAGTGCCGCCGGGATTGACCTTTGTCTGCATGTCGTGCGCCGGGATTTCGGCCCGGACGTGGCCAACAGCGTGGCAAGACGTCTGGTCGTGCCACCCCATCGCGAGGGCGGTCAGGCGCAGTTCATCGTGAGACCAGTGCCCAGGGAGCGCGAGGGGCAGCGGCTAGGCCCCCTCATCGACTGGATCGATACGAACCTGCAGAACGAACTAACCCTTGCGGACATGGCCGACCGTGCGGGCATGAGCAAGAGGACATTCCAGCGCCGCTTCCGCGACCTCACCGGCAGCAGTCCCGGCGAATTTCTGCTCGCCCGCCGACTGCGCCGCGCCTGCGATCTCCTGGAACGGCAGGCGACAATCTCGGTCGATGACATAGCACTCGCCTCAGGTTTCGGCACGCCGGCGACATTGCGCCATCATTTCCGCAACCGCCTATCGACCAGTCCCGCCGCTTACCGGACCCGTTTCCGGCATGCCGATTGA
- a CDS encoding metallopeptidase family protein, whose amino-acid sequence MARIDQSEDWRERHAPTISTFESLAIEAYGHLPQEFRDLTKDLIIEITDFPTDEVFEDMALETPFDLLGLFEGRGISERFTMETGLMPNRITLYRRPILDYWAENEEALGDIITHVLIHEIGHHFGLSDDDMERIEESAEEAAATDR is encoded by the coding sequence ATGGCCCGTATTGACCAGAGCGAGGATTGGCGCGAACGCCATGCCCCGACGATCAGCACGTTCGAGTCGCTGGCGATTGAGGCCTATGGCCATCTGCCGCAGGAATTCCGCGACCTGACCAAAGATCTCATCATCGAGATCACCGATTTTCCAACGGATGAAGTGTTCGAGGATATGGCGTTGGAAACGCCTTTCGATCTGCTCGGCCTTTTCGAAGGGCGCGGCATTTCCGAACGTTTCACGATGGAAACAGGCCTGATGCCGAACCGTATCACCCTGTATCGCCGTCCCATCCTTGATTATTGGGCCGAAAACGAGGAGGCGCTGGGGGATATCATCACCCATGTGCTGATTCATGAAATCGGCCATCACTTCGGTCTCTCCGATGACGACATGGAGCGGATCGAAGAAAGTGCTGAAGAGGCTGCAGCGACGGATCGCTAG
- a CDS encoding ImuA family protein, giving the protein MGLGPQANGELFTLRQAIARIEGKPHHDARLAAGLNVENEPQRRGNTGHEGVDLSRFTFESLTTDLLMPGMMVELRGERLQQAGTTTGFALALAIMGAEPATGGPSKRLLFIADPQVVREAGLIYAPGLVDFGLEPAELVHALPRRIEDALWLAEAALTSRAFSTVVLEVFGNPKKFGLTESRRLSLKARGTGGRLFVLRQAGEEEASSASLRLSVQTAPAAARFLADGTLLGGSIGFPAFRILAEKSRYLGQTELILEWNPDDRRLRPLTDAGSTGIGSPDSLPLLPTARDRSHRAPAMGSVVAFSPILDRAS; this is encoded by the coding sequence ATGGGCTTGGGCCCTCAGGCGAATGGAGAGCTTTTTACCCTGCGGCAAGCCATTGCCCGCATCGAGGGAAAGCCACACCATGACGCCCGTCTGGCCGCAGGACTTAACGTGGAGAACGAGCCCCAAAGGCGGGGCAACACAGGGCATGAGGGCGTTGATCTGTCGAGATTCACTTTCGAAAGCCTGACGACGGACCTGTTGATGCCGGGCATGATGGTCGAGTTGCGGGGTGAGCGGCTACAGCAGGCCGGCACCACCACCGGATTTGCGCTTGCGTTGGCGATCATGGGCGCCGAACCGGCGACGGGTGGCCCTTCAAAGCGTTTGCTTTTCATCGCCGATCCGCAGGTCGTACGGGAAGCTGGCCTCATCTACGCTCCTGGATTGGTGGATTTCGGGCTGGAGCCTGCCGAACTGGTGCACGCGCTGCCACGACGCATCGAAGATGCGCTTTGGCTGGCAGAAGCGGCTCTGACATCCCGAGCCTTTTCCACCGTTGTGCTCGAAGTGTTTGGGAACCCGAAGAAATTCGGCCTGACCGAGAGCCGGCGCCTCAGCCTGAAGGCCCGTGGCACCGGTGGCAGGCTATTTGTGCTGCGGCAGGCAGGAGAAGAAGAGGCCTCGAGCGCCTCGCTTCGCCTGTCTGTCCAAACCGCACCGGCGGCGGCGCGCTTCCTCGCCGACGGAACCCTGCTGGGCGGCAGCATCGGGTTTCCTGCCTTTCGTATCCTTGCCGAGAAGTCCCGATACTTGGGACAGACCGAGCTAATCCTGGAGTGGAACCCTGATGACCGCCGCCTTCGCCCCCTCACTGATGCAGGATCAACCGGTATTGGATCGCCGGATTCTCTGCCTCTACTTCCCACGGCTCGCGACAGATCGCATCGCGCGCCGGCGATGGGGTCTGTCGTGGCGTTCAGCCCTATCCTCGACCGGGCATCCTGA